A single Anomalospiza imberbis isolate Cuckoo-Finch-1a 21T00152 chromosome 15, ASM3175350v1, whole genome shotgun sequence DNA region contains:
- the SPDL1 gene encoding protein Spindly: MLNKKRKMEAETILSLKQQLKEAENERRKAAQYGLHLLESQSEVQNQLDQTRCELTEKTEKFEQEKYTLQREIELKNRMVESLNFECDSLKQQQNVQLDKQKEQLERAYGQEISDLKNKLENLKAELDETRLSEKQLRQKVEHQKEIIAAKSEELHMMSERVHETMSSEMLSLQIELTELQSQKANDEEKLNELQCSKEQLELVNSNLRNQLERLQGEKEEREKEVVFYCNALEKAHEANQELRVQLDHAVQQSLDPTSKGNSLFAEVEDRRAEMERQLISVKVKYQSLQKQHAFSREQLQRMKLQMATLLQLKGSQAEFDQLERLQSMLEQKNGEIEDLLMKVRQLEKFKSLYENMEESRPANGAKGSDSENGYYADLLQIKLDNSNKETETLKNELSLQRMKALYESQRVLEFERKLFTNERHLQACQSENMNLRVMLDELKMKYEPEELLKGSKIKKKRERIPVNTTCEYFDSKNTPVKETTLTQLPSKEGKKMTAKNLEQSDASPKRQPIQASPLHTALQAIRNIVEPERERKRVKIQDENHIAFTWNSRSGNNSPAPAVPRLTAESRFETTEEDKRETKISAEKKTQKKKHSTLYVSSKASSETQCAQQ; encoded by the exons ATGTTGAATAAAa aaagaaaaatggaggCAGAGACCATTTTAAGTCTTAAACAGCAACTCAAGGAAGCAGAGAATGAGCGAAGAAAGGCAGCACAATATGGTTTGCATTTACTGGAGTCCCAGAGTGAGGTTCAAAATCAGCTGGATCAAACACGCTGTGAATTGACTGAGAAAACTGAG AAATTTGAACAAGAGAAATACACACTTCAGAGAGAAATTGAACTCAAGAATCGAATGGTGGAAAGTTTGAATTTTGAGTGTGATTCCCTTAAGCAACAGCAAAATGTGCAGCTGGATAAGCAGAAAGAACAGCTTGAGAGAGCCTATGGACAAGAAATCAGTGACCTTAAAAACAAG TTGGAGAACCTGAAAGCAGAACTGGATGAAACCCGACTCTCAGAGAAACAACTGAGACAAAAAGTGGAGCATCAGAAGGAAATAATTGCTGCCAAATCAGAAGAACTGCACATGATGTCTGAGCGTGTCCATGAGACCATGTCTTCAGAAATGCTCAGCCTGCAGATAGAGCTCACTGAactgcagagccagaag gcCAATGATGAAGAAAAGCTGAATGAGCTGCAGTGCAGTAAAGAACAGTTAGAGCTTGTGAACAGTAACTTGCGTAACCAACTGGAGCGGCTGCAGGGGGAgaaagaagagagggaaaaagaagttgTCTTTTACTGCAATGCATTAGAG AAAGCTCATGAGGCTAATCAGGAGCTTCGGGTTCAGCTGGATCATGCAGTGCAGCAATCTTTGGACCCTACAAGTAAAGGCAATTCTCTCTTTGCTGAG GTGGAGGACCGTAGGGCAGAAATGGAGCGACAGCTGATCAGTGTGAAAGTAAAATATCAGTCCCTACAAAAACAGCATGCATTCAGTAGAGAACAATTGCAAAGAATGAAG ctgcaaaTGGCtacactgctgcagctgaaaggCTCCCAGGCAGAATTTGATCAGCTGGAACGCTTACAGTCCATGTTAGAGCAAAAGAATGGCGAAATAGAAGATCTTCTTATGAAAGTGAGGCAGCTAGAAAAATTTAAG AGTTTATATGAGAATATGGAGGAGTCCAGACCCGCTAATGGTGCCAAAGGAAGCGATTCTGAAAATGGTTACTATGCAGATTTACTGCAAATTAAACTTGACAACTCAAA CAAGGAaactgaaacactgaaaaatgagCTATCCCTGCAAAGAATGAAAGCTCTGTATGAGAGCCAAAGGGTCCTGGAATTTGAAAGGAAGCTCTTCACAAATGAGAGGCATTTGCAAGCTTGTCAGAGTGAGAATATGAACCTGCGGGTTATGCTGGATgagctgaaaatgaaatatgaacCTGAAG aattaCTTAAAggttctaaaattaaaaagaagaggGAGAGAATTCCAGTGAACACAACTTGTGAATACTTTGACAGCAAAAATACTCCAGTGAAAGAAACTACTCTCACTCAATTGCCAAGtaaggaagggaaaaagatGACAGCCAAGAACCTTGAGCAAAGTGATGCTTCTCCAAAAAGACAGCCTATCCAAGCATCCCCACTACATACAGCTCTCCAGGCAATACGAAACATTGTTGAacctgaaagagaaagaaaaagagttaAAATTCAAGATGAGAATCACATCGCCTTTACTTGGAATAGCAGAAGTGGAAACAattccccagctccagctgtccccag GTTAACAGCTGAATCCAGATTTGAAACTACAGAAGAAGATAAGAGAGAAACTAAAAtctcagcagagaagaaaacacagaagaaaaaacattccACATTGTATGTATCTTCTAAGGCAAGTTCTGAAACTCAGTGTGCTCAGCAGTAA